AGTCTCCTTTTCTCTGCCTCTCTTTCGTCAGATAACgagtttttctttgtggacaacgATACCAAGATTTCCAAAGTTGCTCCGGATACCTGGAAGAAAGTGCCTTCAACCACCTTTGCCCTTTTCTTCAGGGTCAAATTCTTTGTCAATGACATTTCGACAATTTTGTAAGTATTTTTGCTCCCCAACCGCCCCCCAAATTCTCATTTGTTACAAATGACCAGAAGTGATCCGGAGTCTCATCCTATCAGGCACAAGCAGACCCACCACCAGTACTACCTCCAACTCAGAAAAGACCTATTGGATGACAGATTGTCCTGCCATGAGGAGACTTCTCTGTACCTCGGAGCTCTAGCCTTGCAAACAGAGTACGGAGACTGGATGCCTGAGGTTTGAAGAAAAATTGGCTTGAATGTGAAGTTGTGAAAaggacacatactgtacattagatgcatttcaattggataattaaattaaaaagataaaaactaATGTTGCTGTTTCAGGTGTATGGTAGAAACTACTGTCGCCCTGATCAATATGTCCCCAAAAGTGTGATAGAGAAACGTGCCTTGCCTTATATTCTTGGAGAACTGCAACGGCTCCATACTAACAATGCCCAGATGCTCTCAGATGAGTCAGAACTTGAGTTTCTCAAGgtagcaatttttttaaattagaaatcCTTCATTTTgatacacacatactgtaattgatTTTACTCAACAACAGACTTTGGTACTGATCATGCAGGTGTGTCTGCAGCTGCCTGAATACGGTGTCTTGTTCCACCGTGTTACACGTGAAAAAAAGCCTGTAGAAGGAGAAATTATTCTTGGAGTTTGTGCCAAAGGCGTTATTGTTTATGAGGTGAAAGATGGCTGCCGAAGCACCAGACAGACATTTCATTGGAGGGAGACAGCAACTATCTCCTCCAATGTGAGTAGAATGgttaacctaaaaaaaaaatcaaaccgaTGACTaccacacaaaaatgttaaatttaacTTCCAATTTATTAACtaattctgtaaaaaaaaatgtccttaaTATTCTTCTAGAGGCATAGATTTGTAATAGAGTGCCGGGCCAGTAAGAAGAAACACATCTTCATCACAGAGACGTCAAAGATAGCCAAATACCTGTGTAACCTCTGTTCATCCCAGCACAAGTTCAACAATGAAATGAATTCTCGTCAGCTCAGTCACATCATGGTCTCAGGTCAGTTTATGAACATCACATTTCACTTCAAAGTGCATTTCTATGATACCTTCTATTTCTTTTTAGTCCAGAGACAGCAAACATGATCGTAGAAATCAAACTCTATACTGGAATTTGGTGGATAATTTAGTTGTATTTGTCTGTAGATGAGACTACTCCTCAATATGCAACAGCTTGCCGGACTCAAAACAACCGGTTCAAGTCCATCATGGGTTCTGAGACGCCGCAAGATAACAGTGGTCTGACCACTCCTCAACACGAGTCCCTTACAAGGCTTTGTGAGGATGTTGCTGCCAGGATTGAGGCCCGCTTTAAACAGCAGCGCCAGGGCCTTTATGAAAAAAGGTAAGGTACATAATAATCCCTTTTTATTCCGCTCCCCAAAGAAGACTGTTTTGCCCCTTCTCCTACAGTTTGTATGTCCTGTAACTCCAACCTATTTTGTATGCTAAGGACTGTGTTTGAATGCAGTGCAATTATTAAATGTGTCATTTGCAGCACATGCTCCAGCAGTCAGTGCGACAGCACTGGCATAGGTTCTCCAGCACGTTCTCAGAGAAGTGCATCCAAAGTCCCTTACAGCTCACCAGCAGCCAGAGGTACAACCAACACGTATGGTAGCTTTCAGTTAGTCAAATCTACTTTAGTTATTACAACAGTATTTGCCTGAGTGTGTATTTCTGTGTCCCACAGAAACTCCAACTAAGCCATCGTCAGAGAGAGAGGTCATATGCGTTTCTCTAAAGAAAGACCCGAAGCTTGGGCTCGGTAAGATTCCTCGAGAAATACAATTCCCAATGGAGATATCATCTTTGCCTTACCCctttctgatatatatatatatatatatatatatatgcccgggaccctagtgaggagacgcggctcagaaaatgtattccattttctgagccgcgtctcctcaatagggtcgccgagggcgtgctggagcctatcccagctatcatcgggcaggaggtggggtacaccctgaactggttgccagccaatcgcagggcacatacaaacaaacaaccagtcgcactcgcgttcacacctacgggcaatttagagtcgtcaattaacctaccatgcatgtttctgggatgtgggaggaaaccggagtgcctggagaaaccccacgcaggcacggggagaacatgaaaactccacataTATAAGgacatatatataatttatttacttattttttaccTGTTCTGTTCAGCTGcagccatgcagaatggtgggtCTGGATGCCGTTTGTGCTTGGAACAGTTACGCTGTGGaacgggagtttgaaatacttcctctgcttatccttcttttttttttttaatcattctgtttattgaaaatgcagcaggACAGAAAAGGTTTTTAGTGGACAGACAGAAGGATAGAACGGACAAAGGGAATAGTGGTGCAAAActcagcagaacaatagttagacagtctaaATATTTGACTACAAGCAATGTTACAAAGTCAAAtagtgttcttatttgtggatcgggggacacccagtgaggacatgcaacaactaaccactagaacaagatgagagaggacagaaaagggcaggacaggacaggatgtaaGAAATGaacaaggcagtgctactgatgagtggtgtggcggaatgcttttatagtgtctaaaccaCTGtgaagaacctgtgagttgatatcttaattcAGCCTGTGTTATTGTTTGATGTCCCAGCATAAGCAATTCAAGCCTATAATGTGTCTATGAAACatatgcatgttagtcaactgttGTACGGAGTTGTGGCATGGAGGAAGGGTGGGCCTGGCCCCTACCACCCGCAAGGGGGGCATCTCCCCGTGGCCTGACACCCAAAGGGGGGTGCAGGCCCTGGAGGCCACCCCAACAGAAATATGAATAACCACCACCCACCGTATTACTATGGTTATGACTGGACTGAGTATCaacttccgtttttttttcaagcacttGGAAAATCCTTACTTTATATTTAAAGATTGGAAGTGTTCACATCATTCACAAATATAGTAAAGGTAACTATGTAGATCGAAAGCTCTGTCACTCTTGTCAAACCAAAACTGTGTTCATATAGGCATCATGATTGTGGGAGAGGACACAGTGGGACGTTATGACCTGGGCATTTTTATTGCATCTGTAGTGCTTGGGGGACCTGCTGATAAGGATGGACGTATACGACCAGGTAAACAATCCAAGtctgtcaaattattttcaaatgtttttccagTCAAccctaaaatatttttgactGCTTTGATATACGCGGCAGCACCCCCCAAAATGAGAAAAGACCACCTGAATCGTTTCCtatagcaagaaaaaaaaacgtcagctGACGCTacttaacaacaaaaacagtgacctccgattaaatgcagcaaaaatgagaaCTAGTAATGATAATGGTGGTTGATATGGAGTGATTGAAGTTAAGCCTCAAGCCTCTCTAGACTACAGTGGGCCTTGTGATGcgatgaaaaacatgttttaatgtgatttcTGATATTTCTGTATGATTGTTTTGGGTCGTAGAGCATAATAGCGTGTTTATTATGAAGGCTGTATTTTGTGTAATATGCTTTTGGTAGAAAACAAAATTATAGTGACCTTTTTCCTTAGGCGGTCGCCTGATCTCTCTGAACCATATCAGCTTGGAGGGCGCCACTTTCAGCGAGGCAGCGGAGGTCATGCAGAGCAGCCCGGAGGAGGTGCAGCTCATTATCTCCCAGCCAAaaggtgctgtgtgtgtgtgtgtgtgtgtgcgcgcgcgcacataTGCAAGTCGTGCGTTGTGTTTTATTCGTGCGTTGTCAGCACACTGTACTTACAGTACATTAATTCAGGATTTACTCAATTACATTTAAGAGATATGTATCAAGGCATTCACATGGAAgaataaaatctatttttttccacttatctTCTGAAATAACTTTATAACAAAcatgaatgtgtttttattttcagccCCCCAAACTCCAAACACTATGCGGCCTTCAGCGTTGAGGAATTATGAATCGCAATCCACACTGATGGCATATGGACAGTCAGGAAATGACAGCTTGGATGAGATTGTCTCAGTCATGATGGAGCCAAAGACCAGCTCCAGACTACATCCTCCCCAGGAAGTCCGCATCCTAAACGCGCAGGTAGAGCAACATTTTAAGCATTCATACTATACACTCCCCTCCTAAGTTAAGTTTGGgtcaatttctttatttttgctgtggaCTCATACCATTTGGGtttgagctttttttcccctgggtACTCTATTTACTGTATCTGATACACAacttaatacatacatacattatttgaaacaaaacattgcGTCGTAAATTATTTGCAATATGCCTGGAATCCACTGGTATTTCTTCCACATTGTTCTTCAGTGATGCTTTTCCAGGAATTCATTGTTGcctttttcagttgttttctgGGGTTACTCAATTCAATCTCTTCTTTAGCAAGTAAAATGCTTGCTCAATAGGGTTTAAGTCTGAAGATTGACTTGGGCAGTCTAAAACCTTCCATCTGTTCTCCCCCGATGAATTCCTGTTGCTttggaatgtgttttgttttcttgctcCAAGATCTCCAAATCAGTTTGGTTGCATCTTTCTTTCTGTAGACCTCTCGGTGGTTGTTGCCATCATGTGTTTTACCATCAGTGAAGATTAGTAGGCCAGCTCTCCAGAAGAAGGAATGCAAGCCCATATCATTACCTCCACTATTTCACAGAGGAGCTTGTATGTTTGGGATAATGAGCAGCTCATTTCTTTCTCCAAACTTTAACCTTTAAGCTTGTACTTTTCAGAAAATTCCAGCCTAGCcttcctatttttctttctaatGAGTGGTTGGCATCTTCTAGTGTagcatttgtatttaactttgattgTTCTTGACCTTCACTGCTGTTGTCTGGAGATTGTTGATGATGTCACCAacagttgttttaaaatattttttctattgTCAACATCTTTTGTTTTCCTTGGTCTAATTATTCAGcgtttttcctcttcttccaaATTGTTATAATGGCTATGACCAATGTTCTCAGATTCATAATTGCTTGTTATTCACCCGTAGACATCTCTAGTTTCAATGTTGGTTATACATCAAACTAGTAAAAATGTAGTCTTTATAGGCAAAACCCAAATCTGAAACTGAGCATAGACATTtagctttatttattgtttgaataaactATATAATAACCTGAGCAACAAAACAGATGTCAGTCACTTTTTTCTATGCATTTGTTTACATTAAAAATGGTGACTTTCAACAAAAGGTGCTGTCTTCTAAATTGTGCATCAGATCCAGATGAAAAtgcctggaaataaaagctgaaatgatCATCTCTTGTCTCATAGTCTTACTAATAGTATTTACCTTTTGATAGCAACcacaaatgtttacattttcatacCAAATGTAACCCTTTGGAGGGGAGGTGTATGAAAACATGGATATGTGTAATACCTTTAAGCTATCTGTAACTCTGACCGACATTTTCATAGAAGTACTgcaattgtacagtatttgacagACAGGTGCAACATTTGTGTGTCATTTTAAGGACGGCTGCTCCCTTTCTTCCTGTCTGAACTGTGTGAGGTCGGAGGAGAGCACTGTGAAGCTCAAGAAGGTAGCAGGAAGTTTGGGCATCAGCATCACTGTGAgtttgaaaagtgttttgtgactACTTGTGAGTCATAGTACTGACTTTCTGCCTGAAAGTGAaaatataatgcaaaaaaatatatatactgttttCAGGAAATGACTATAGAAGAGTTTGACATCAATGACTatacacaaaatacaataatagtTCATCCACGTGCAGTCTAGCGAGCTACCTTTAGTCTAGGTAAGGAAAGGAGCACGAGTCATCCACATGACTGGGTCACACTGTCTGCTTGAATCAATCTCACTAACATTTGTGGTCTGCTAGGATTACAGACAGAAAAGCTGCTCTTGTTGTTACTGCAAAGCTGTTTCATCCAACTTTCAATGTTAGAGTAttctttttataattatttatttgtatagcattAATGCAAGGCAAAATGCTGTCATTCAGGGTGGTGTCAACACTAACGTTCCCAATGGCGGAATCTACATCAAGAGGCTTGTTCCAGGAGGGTCCGCTGAGAGAGACGGGCGAATACACGCAGGTAAATCTAAGTAATCAGAGCAGGTATAGCAAATGCATCCTCAAATAAAGTTATGTGACATGTTACATTCAGGTAAAATAGTAAAACCCATCAAAGGCACAACGTAAAACTGATGGACACACATAGAACTAGTATgaacacataataataata
The sequence above is a segment of the Phycodurus eques isolate BA_2022a chromosome 19, UOR_Pequ_1.1, whole genome shotgun sequence genome. Coding sequences within it:
- the frmpd2 gene encoding LOW QUALITY PROTEIN: tyrosine-protein phosphatase non-receptor type 13 (The sequence of the model RefSeq protein was modified relative to this genomic sequence to represent the inferred CDS: deleted 1 base in 1 codon), with the protein product MGTFVTLAEVLEARGSPLDEVEVWCLLLVTTEALLDVSKKGSGNMCSVLSPGSVLLSANGNMAFKSCGRNDDVASFVAPEVLQDHTASTRTTAEKTLVYSLGMTFYWCVDYQLPQNQPVQLSAELEGLLLSMCEDTVLRRMDLMTVLETCELHRKTFMLPPAERLVKHLVEGIYRNSVDPVPVTENGSLLNDRSQVIRDKLHRRSFCNSTWVTKKKISRTFSGASYTPESTGIPSRCRRTESNGSWQQFNRTVCSPYLDGGRHANSRFLAQFESTMSLNEKKMKDMGPEFIRMSDEPVVVLELPGSILSKKGKSPTTQRELTVVMPNGQTIAIKCEVKSRGGDVFDMIVAHANLVEHFYFGLAYIDDNEFFFVDNDTKISKVAPDTWKKVPSTTFALFFRVKFFVNDISTILHKQTHHQYYLQLRKDLLDDRLSCHEETSLYLGALALQTEYGDWMPEVYGRNYCRPDQYVPKSVIEKRALPYILGELQRLHTNNAQMLSDESELEFLKVCLQLPEYGVLFHRVTREKKPVEGEIILGVCAKGVIVYEVKDGCRSTRQTFHWRETATISSNRHRFVIECRASKKKHIFITETSKIAKYLCNLCSSQHKFNNEMNSRQLSHIMVSDETTPQYATACRTQNNRFKSIMGSETPQDNSGLTTPQHESLTRLCEDVAARIEARFKQQRQGLYEKSTCSSSQCDSTGIGSPARSQRSASKVPYSSPAARETPTKPSSEREVICVSLKKDPKLGLGIMIVGEDTVGRYDLGIFIASVVLGGPADKDGRIRPGGRLISLNHISLEGATFSEAAEVMQSSPEEVQLIISQPKAPQTPNTMRPSALRNYESQSTLMAYGQSGNDSLDEIVSVMMEPKTSSRLHPPQEVRILNAQDGCSLSSCLNCVRSEESTVKLKKVAGSLGISITGGVNTNVPNGGIYIKRLVPGGSAERDGRIHAGDRILEVDGISFQGVTYEQAVECLCKTGEMVTLAVESVPMSFPRVSLCTYTDTSEPNHSVDGATRQLRTNSSSSISTPSHIFCDWPRDYNFVTDENTQEVTLTRSAKGLGFRFVMCELDPPVPDFGSLILIKQLFPGQPAQLSGKINEGDVLLAINGHSLKELSYPNVLKLFKTSAPEVRLTLCRPSTGILPSIQQLTGT